Part of the Pangasianodon hypophthalmus isolate fPanHyp1 chromosome 9, fPanHyp1.pri, whole genome shotgun sequence genome is shown below.
tttttgttagtagacgtgtatttaacatttatggaaggagtctccagtgtcagcactttgtaacagtcatgatGCTTTGCAAACTTTTCCAGGACAGGAGTTTactctttctggtttctcactAAAacaatgacaagctgcatttttgagagaaagagcgaaagagaaagagaaaaagaaataaagagatgcAGGTGAGGGTATGTCTGTTTATCACGGTTATAGcgtaggtgagaacaggaactaacttgtgtctCGGACGTTCCACATctttaaatctaactataaaccgttaaaaTAAGCGATGtttcgttcattaataaattgaacATTATAATCATTGCCAAAGTGCTTTagtgtaagtggaataacagaCGACAGACTGCacagttataagaaaataatccacttcggggTGTTAACGGCACTCCGCTTGGCGTtgtgccgcatcacaccaccctggtgtggattattttcgtataaccgCAAAGTCTCGTGTAATATTCAGTACGAATCAAATGGATGAGATACAGAATCCAGGAGCTCAGAAGATACTCACTCTGACTGGACAAAGCCTCATTTCTCCATgtcacactaaaaaaaaaaaaaaaatgacacagtaAAAGAAATGATCACTGCTGAAGTAACGATACACAGAGAATCAGACACTGAAGGATGCGTTACTGCTAACGAATaaacagcagctttacagtCACCTTTGTTCCAGCAGGATCTTAGTGAGGAGATTCTTGAGGTTTGAGTGGAATGTGGCTGGGAAAATAGACTGGATTTGTTCTGGTGCTGTAAAATTGCGGAACACCACATGACGCGAAAGCAAATGAAATGCTGTCAGCacctgagaaagagagacgcGCATGAGCAATCTTTGTTCCTAACAGAGatggatttttaaatgtttactgctgtaaatgaataaatcgcAGAGGACGCACCTGCATGGCCTCGCTGCTGGACACAGACAGGGCTCGAGCAGTGCTGTCTACCAGACTCTGGGACTCGTGCGCTCGCGACGGGAAACTGTCCATGCAAATTTGTCGCACAACATCTTTGGATGGAGCCTAAAAACATAACAGTCTTATTTGTTTGGCCAGTATAtgcacatttaataaaacaaaatgtagtaGAGGGAGAAGGTACGGCCGCACTATCAGAAAAGGAGTGAACAAAAACACTATGGAGAACAACTTTAGGACTGAAGACATGACTGCAAGCAGAAGAATGAATCCATAATgtgcagctgaacacacacacacacacacacacacacacacacggcctgaCCCCTCGCACAGGACTCCTGAAATTCAGGCAAATTTCTAGCACTTTCTAAATAATCAGATGTTTCCCAACATAACCCTGATCAACATCTTTGTTGTAATTTGTATGATTTTATTTCAACTCTCTAAGACTTCTAAGATCAAATAaatgtgttgatttattttatggGCTAGCAAAGCTAAGCTCGCACTCTCCTTTAAGgagaaaatacataaaaacaagTAAATGTAGCATCCATACTGTCttatttactgtttaaattGGATTAATTTtgacttttgtggaaccaagaacAACAGCACCACGAACATTCGTAAGTAAAACTACACCAAACGGAACAAGGTAGAGGCtcgggctgatttctttctatccCAGGCAACAGATTTACTGAAACTGAGTGAAACTCCCACTCGATTTCATGTGCATTTGGACTAATTTATTTAATCCAGCTTCGCTGGCATCCCTAAAACATCAagagcagtgattgagaagaaTTGAGAAGTGATTAAGCAGTTGCTGGAATAATAAACGTGAACGCTGTGTGCATTACTTTCTCGATTACTGATTTGTCAAAGTGACACTAGAAGTAAACAGATTaagcagacaaaacaaaacccaaatCTTGTGTGGTTGGAAtaaaagagcagaaaaaagcaaacgcagcttttctgtttctcaTACTTGCTATTGAAGACATGGCATGATTATGGACTTGAAATACTCATTCACTCCTTCCTgctcagggtcgtggtggatctggagcccatCCTGGGagtacaccctgaatgggacgctGGTGGGACGccacacttaggggcaatttatcttagccaatccgactactggcatgtttttggacagtgggaggaaaccggagaacatggaggaaacccatatggacaCAAAACATGCATGGAGACAGTAACCTGAGGGCAAACtcgaaccctggagctgtgaagctgCAATGCTACTCGCcctgacatacagacagacagagatagagagatagagagagagagagagagagagagagagcgatcaGCAGCAAAAACATGAGCTccttaaaaattttaaattttgttagTCTTAAgtagagaagaaagagaagaaacat
Proteins encoded:
- the commd9 gene encoding COMM domain-containing protein 9, whose product is MAPLAEEHFSSLQLLLKAPSKDVVRQICMDSFPSRAHESQSLVDSTARALSVSSSEAMQVLTAFHLLSRHVVFRNFTAPEQIQSIFPATFHSNLKNLLTKILLEQSVTWRNEALSSQISLPQLVDLEWRVDMKTASDSVSRMAVPTCILHMKIQDGGNVSSSSTSESSVTVELSKETLDTMLDGLGRIRDQLSAVAGK